Proteins co-encoded in one Malus sylvestris chromosome 9, drMalSylv7.2, whole genome shotgun sequence genomic window:
- the LOC126582252 gene encoding dirigent protein 1-like — translation MHPLMALKFIPKLSAPSMFFVMVILAMTTFPAIRATHEFKETHLSFYAHDFLSGANITDVAFAGIPGKIWNYNQFATVYAEDAPLTEGMDLKSASVGRIQGMFMVSSLDGRNSYDMLSILFTNKKYNGSTLQIQGIDKQFEQYRELSVVSGTGKFRFVRGFITCNTAFVDLPNAYFVTQCNVTVKHY, via the coding sequence ATGCATCCACTAATGGCGTTAAAATTCATACCAAAGCTCAGCGCTCCATCCATGTTTTTCGTCATGGTTATTCTAGCCATGACTACATTTCCAGCGATCCGAGCCACTCACGAGTTCAAGGAAACCCACCTGTCTTTCTACGCTCATGACTTCTTATCTGGTGCAAATATCACAGATGTTGCGTTTGCAGGTATTCCCGGCAAGATTTGGAACTACAATCAATTTGCCACTGTTTATGCGGAGGATGCCCCTTTAACGGAGGGCATGGACCTAAAATCCGCCTCCGTTGGCCGGATACAAGGCATGTTTATGGTATCGTCATTGGATGGACGTAATTCCTACGATATGTTATCAATTTTATTCACAAACAAGAAGTACAATGGAAGCACTCTACAGATACAAGGAATTGATAAGCAATTCGAGCAATATAGAGAATTATCGGTTGTTTCAGGTACCGGAAAGTTTCGATTTGTTCGAGGATTTATTACGTGTAATACGGCTTTTGTGGACCTTCCAAATGCATATTTTGTTACACAA
- the LOC126582247 gene encoding uncharacterized protein LOC126582247 isoform X1, protein MSQSGNESERQSKKQKLLSPDPESLQGHIPDLPPNADELRKRGKLIWHWDDSDDDEFEDFPPGKVYFAIEENYNARMTAKKELSEIRARRSSLKERKNTTEAQTDDKPKTGRWFCLQPHIPPPIYCRICKKSDDHMTKQCPRFDSSTAVRDVRCPLCLREDHVVIICPYRYYVPRGEKVGPGGKLVCICCQKEGGHPGEEWVGKAVGNYCRICSSTYDHRTEDCPVKKGREIVGGKFQSAMVDS, encoded by the exons ATGAGCCAGAGCGGTAACGAGTCCGAGCGccagagcaagaaacaaaaactcTTGAGTCCAGATCCAGAATCCCTCCAGGGCCATATCCCGGACTTACCACCGAACGCAGACGAGCTGCGCAAGCGGGGGAAGCTCATATGGCACTGGGACGATAGCGATGATGATGAATTCGAGGACTTCCCCCCGGGAAAGGTTTATTTTGCTATCGAGGAAAACTATAATGCTCGAATGACCG CGAAAAAAGAATTGAGTGAGATAAGGGCACGAAGATCATCCCTCAAAGAAAGGAAGAACACCA CGGAAGCACAGACAGATGACAAACCAAAAACGGGTCGATGGTTTTGTCTCCAACCACATATCCCGCCTCCCATCTACTGTAGAATTTGTAAGAAGAGCGATGACCACATGACTAAGCAATGCCCGCGTTTTG ACTCTTCAACTGCTGTTCGTGACGTGAGATGTCCACTCTGTTTGAGGGAGGATCATGTGGTTATAATTTGTCCGTACCGGTACTATGTCCCAAGGGGTGAAAAAGTTGGCCCCGGCGGTAAACTCGTTTGCATAtgttgtcaaaaagagggtggCCATCCTGGTGAGGAATGGGTAGGAAAAGCTGTTGGTAATTATTGCAGGATTTGTTCTTCTACTTATGACCACAGGACTGAAGACTGCCCCGTGAAAAAGGGAAGAGAGATAGTAGGAGGCAAGTTCCAATCGGCTATGGTTGACTCGTGA
- the LOC126582247 gene encoding uncharacterized protein LOC126582247 isoform X2, with amino-acid sequence MSQSGNESERQSKKQKLLSPDPESLQGHIPDLPPNADELRKRGKLIWHWDDSDDDEFEDFPPGKVYFAIEENYNARMTAKKELSEIRARRSSLKERKNTTEAQTDDKPKTGRWFCLQPHIPPPIYCRICKKSDDHMTKQCPRFDSSTAVRDVRCPLCLREDHVVIICPYRYYVPRGEKVGPGGKLVCICCQKEGGHPGEEWVGKAVGNYCRICSSTYDHRTEDCPVKKGREIVGEALAEINSP; translated from the exons ATGAGCCAGAGCGGTAACGAGTCCGAGCGccagagcaagaaacaaaaactcTTGAGTCCAGATCCAGAATCCCTCCAGGGCCATATCCCGGACTTACCACCGAACGCAGACGAGCTGCGCAAGCGGGGGAAGCTCATATGGCACTGGGACGATAGCGATGATGATGAATTCGAGGACTTCCCCCCGGGAAAGGTTTATTTTGCTATCGAGGAAAACTATAATGCTCGAATGACCG CGAAAAAAGAATTGAGTGAGATAAGGGCACGAAGATCATCCCTCAAAGAAAGGAAGAACACCA CGGAAGCACAGACAGATGACAAACCAAAAACGGGTCGATGGTTTTGTCTCCAACCACATATCCCGCCTCCCATCTACTGTAGAATTTGTAAGAAGAGCGATGACCACATGACTAAGCAATGCCCGCGTTTTG ACTCTTCAACTGCTGTTCGTGACGTGAGATGTCCACTCTGTTTGAGGGAGGATCATGTGGTTATAATTTGTCCGTACCGGTACTATGTCCCAAGGGGTGAAAAAGTTGGCCCCGGCGGTAAACTCGTTTGCATAtgttgtcaaaaagagggtggCCATCCTGGTGAGGAATGGGTAGGAAAAGCTGTTGGTAATTATTGCAGGATTTGTTCTTCTACTTATGACCACAGGACTGAAGACTGCCCCGTGAAAAAGGGAAGAGAGATAGTAGGAG